The nucleotide sequence ACGCCCTCCAATTGTAATTGTAGGAAATCCATATCCAAAATTCTTCACAATCCATCCAAATAACTCTTATACAGTTTACCTTTATGGCATTGATGATGTTAGTATTGCAAAAATTGGAATTTACTACAGAGTTAACAGAGGGGAATGGAAGTGGCTCTATGCTACAAGAGCCACGATAAACGAGAATGAGGCTATATACAATGAAATAACAAGCAAGTTCTTAACTCAAGATTTCGACTTCACTACTTTTTATGGAAAAGTCACACTACCCCCTCAGCCTGCGGGGACACTGGTTGAGTTCAAAGTAGTTGTTGAAGATGAGGAAGGCCATATAGTTGAGAGTCCTATAGGGTTCTACTTTGTCGCAAATCCCAATGGGAAAAAGATTCTCATTGTTGATCCCTCTTTGAAGTTCTGGGCAATGATAAAGAATCTCAAAGATTTAGAGATGATGGTTAATCTCTCGTCTGAAAGATATGATTACAATATGAGTGATTATGAAAAGCTCATTTCCCTGCTTAAGCCATTTGTAAATCATTCAAGCTTTTTAGACTTTCATAACTGGCAGTATTTAGCTGAAGATTATAATATTGCAATAATACCTCCTGAGGAATTGTCAAGTGCTTTAGAAGATTTTAAGCCGGATGTGGTTATCCTATCCAATTTGTGGATGAGTGAGTGGGGCATTTCAAAAGAAAGCATGAGTAAGCTTTTGAAGTATTTGAGAGAAAACAACGCGGGGCTGATAGTTACCCATGGAACTCTTTACGACGGCATGGTGCTTGATGATAAGCCGATCTACCTAGGGCCAACTGCTCACATTGGAGGATTTGGGGCTTATGAAAATGGCAGCATAGCCACAGCCTTGGGACTGGAGTTGCTACCTTTTATTGAGGAGGTTAAGCTTAGTGCCATTGAATTTGGAAAGCCTTATTTGGTTGAGACACCATCAATTCTGCCATTTATACCCTCAACTGCTAAGCTGGGGATAAAGAATAAGGAAATTATCAAGAGTGCCTCACTTCTTGAATTTACAGACAGAACAAGAGCCGCTTTTGGATGGGAGTATCTGCTGCCTTCCGAAAGTCTGAAGTTTGCAAAGGGCAAGATCCGGAGTTTAAAGCTTGAGGTGAAAGATGATATTAAGGAGTTTGCTGAACTCCAAGAAGAACTTTTTGGGTATTCAAACTATTTCAGGAGTATATCTGCACTTGATTTCACACTGGTTGACAAAATAGTTAATTCAAAAATCTTGGACGACAAAATTGTTGTTCCTGTGGGATTTGAAACTCTCAGCTTAACCGCAACCCAAGATGTCATTGAAAGGGTTAGGCTGTTAAAGGCAATTAATCGTGACATAATCAACATAGCAGCCCTCTCAACTGATTACATGGGAGCAATAATCACTAGAGATCAAAAGCACAGAGGCGATGGGTTTAGGAGTGCATACATTTCGTTTGAAATTGAAGCGGGAGGAAAGAAAGAATTTGAGGTTTTGAAAGATTTGATTGAGTGGACCTCACAATTCAAGCCTATTCAGACGTTTGCCCCAATTGTACAGGCAGTTGTTCTTGCCAATGACATTGATTGGAAAATAAAGGGAGAGAATCTTAAAGAACATTTGGAAAATCTTGGGGCGACAGTTGTCAGAGTAAAACCTGAAGAATTCGAGAAGTACAAAGATTCAAAGCTTATAATAATCCTTGGAGGCCCGAAAGCATACGGTGGGGTAGGAGATTATGTAAAGCAAGCATTAAGCTCAGAAGAGCAGGAAAGGATAATCAAAGGAGAGCAGGGAATATTCATTAAAAGAAATGTCTGGACAGAAAAGCAAATTGTAATAGTCCTTGCCGGAAAAGACAGGTATCAAACTGGAGAAAAAGTGACCAGATACATGAGTGGGGTAAATGAAAGATACATAGACCTTCTCGCAGAGTTCTTTGTTAGCTGAATATTTTTTCATTATTTTCTGTTTCTCTTTTTAGTCTTCCACTTCTGAAGAGGCAACATAGAAGAACTTGATAAAGCTGGTGTAGTAAGGTCTCGTTTTATAAACAGCCTCTTAAGGTGGGCTCTTTTTGGAGAAGAGCCTTCTAGAATAGTGAAGTTGCTTGTAAAACAGCAGATAGAAGGTTTTTGGTGCCCCGGCCGGGATTTGAACCCGGGGCGCGGGCTCGAAAGCGGTTTTTGGAGAATTTAGAGAGTTTGTCATCGGCTATTGAGCTAATAGACCCAGCAGAAGGCTTGTTCCCCTCTACAAACCCTCTATCATCTCAGGGATGGGTGAGAAACTCAAAGAAATTCCAGCGATACTTGAGGTCGAAAGTCACTGAAGAGACAGTGCAGCAATATATGAGTGGGCTCACAAGATTTTTTGCCAAATACAAAAAGATTGAAGGATCTCTTGATCTAAAAGAGAAAATTAGCGATGCTACAAAACCAACCCAATTAGCAATGCGTAACTACATTCACTTTTTGTATTATGACAAACAGATAACAAGACTAGAGAGAGATGAACTACTTGAAGTCATTAAAATTAAAAAGACAGGAATTAGGACAATATTCATTTCAGATGATGACATTATCGAAGCATTTAAAGTTATTACAACTCGTCGGGCAGAGAAATACAGACCAATATTTTTGCTAACACTATATAGTGGTGCTAGACTACGTACGATCATTAGGGCAGTAAACAATTTTGACGTCACAAAAATAGTGAAAATAGACAATGAACTGGGGAGATACGAAATAAATAACATTAACTCTAACAAAAAAGAATTCTACATTTATGCACCAATTGAATTGTTTTTAGAAGCATCAAAATATCAATATGATTACAAACTCGCAAGAAAGAGGATAACGTATGGAAATGTTTCCGCAAATACCTTGAGAAAATACTTCTATACAAAAGCAACAGAGTTAGGGATTCCTGAGGGAGTAATAGACTTCATACAATCACGATCCACAAAATCAGTAGGGGTACTGCATTATCTCGACAAAGTAAAACTCGCGGACAAATATTACCCAAAAATTTTTAATGCAATCAGAGAAGTGCTTCGCGAAGCAAAAAAGTAGCAATACCTCTTTCCAGTTATTTTTCACTAATTTTCGATCCAATTGCATTAATCTGCTTGGACAGTTTTTCCAAAAACTTTTTGAAATCTTCGGCATTAAACGGAATATTTAGCAAAAATAGCTCTTCTCCTGTTGCAGTAGCTTCAAGGAATGAAATTGACTGTATAATCTTTTGAAAGTTAATAGAGTACCTTTCAAATTTTAGTGCAAATCGAAGCTTTTGAGTTATCTCCCCAATATAATCTTCGATGCTCAGACCTGCTTCTTTTTCGAGATAGTACAAATCGTAAATGTCTCTAAATTTCACCTTCTTTCGAGTTAAAAGTGCTCTAACTTTTTCTGTTAGAATCTCCCGCAGATCATATGCAGAAACAGGGACATCAGAGTAATCCTCAAGGAATTCTGAGAAATATGCCTTCTCCTCCTCACTCACTTGAACATCTGAAAGCAGGGATTTAGCACTAACATTTTTGGGCCCAAAAAGGAGCGTTTCTACGAAGTTAACTTGAATCTTTATCATCTCACGCATGAGTCCTTCAGGATAATACAGCTTGAAAGTAATCATTCTAGATCCTCCGCCAAATTCTACATAATTCCTATCCCCCAAATCTGCTTTAAATTCTAGATCCCTTTTACTGGCAATGCTCTCAATTAGCTCTGCAAGTTTTATAGCTTCAGCTTTGAGTTCCCTTTCT is from Thermococcus paralvinellae and encodes:
- a CDS encoding integrase, coding for MPRPGFEPGARARKRFLENLESLSSAIELIDPAEGLFPSTNPLSSQGWVRNSKKFQRYLRSKVTEETVQQYMSGLTRFFAKYKKIEGSLDLKEKISDATKPTQLAMRNYIHFLYYDKQITRLERDELLEVIKIKKTGIRTIFISDDDIIEAFKVITTRRAEKYRPIFLLTLYSGARLRTIIRAVNNFDVTKIVKIDNELGRYEINNINSNKKEFYIYAPIELFLEASKYQYDYKLARKRITYGNVSANTLRKYFYTKATELGIPEGVIDFIQSRSTKSVGVLHYLDKVKLADKYYPKIFNAIREVLREAKK
- a CDS encoding nucleotidyl transferase AbiEii/AbiGii toxin family protein, whose protein sequence is MNEREFVEFIIQKTGIKKGNLIRKDIILHSILRELYSNEYFSTNYLFKGGTCLIKCYLGYYRFSVDLDFTSRNPQTWIELSRRSRERELKAEAIKLAELIESIASKRDLEFKADLGDRNYVEFGGGSRMITFKLYYPEGLMREMIKIQVNFVETLLFGPKNVSAKSLLSDVQVSEEEKAYFSEFLEDYSDVPVSAYDLREILTEKVRALLTRKKVKFRDIYDLYYLEKEAGLSIEDYIGEITQKLRFALKFERYSINFQKIIQSISFLEATATGEELFLLNIPFNAEDFKKFLEKLSKQINAIGSKISEK